The region AACAGCTGATGATAGTCACCAACAATCACTCAATGAAGCTTCTCAGAAAATTAAGCGCTCCCTCAGCTTCCTTAGCGCTAGAGACTCCGACCCTGCTGGCGATCCTGCTCATGACATAGCTCAGGAGTAGTTGCTCCTACTTCTGTCTAGACAGGCCTGAGTTGCCCGATGGTGCCTTCCGCCTCTCTAGACTACCCtcttgtttttctgtttttttgtattttctgttgtgTGTGTTGTAccccctcacttctggtgagaggcTTGATTTTGTACTGTTTCTTTCCTTCTCAATAactatgtggtttatccacatttatttcaaaaaaaaaaaaagtgttatgCCACTCTATTTAAAAAGTAAGAATTCAGAAGGTGTTGTTAAGAAGGGGATCTCTACACTACTAATCATTGATCAAAACATAGTGGTCTAATCGCAATGGAGCATGAGTTAGAACTTAAGGTGGGTCTTGACTCTTGGCCATCATCACATCCTTAATTAATCCTTAATGAACAAGCTTGCCTAATCAAGAGAATGATGCACCtatttgaaatgaaacaaagTGGAGAATTTTATTATGCAAAAACATCTGTCAATCACACTATGATTATTCATCAGTTATATTCGATGTGATTTTCTTAAGAATGACCGGTCCTATGcatgtatttaaaaaatgttttttatatataaaatagataaatcttaattttattatgaaattaaaaaaaaaacctctaaaagaacaaaagatatatcaaatataaagaCACACTCCATAAAATGtgagcatgaaaaaaaaaacataaatatatggATAGACGTGACTCCTATGAAATAATATCTTCCCATGAAACAATATCGGGGAGTGGCCGGAGTGAATCATCCATCCTGGGCAACAATAAAAAAGTAACAAGGTGCATTAGTTGATTAGCCGacaatgttattttttattttaatatatttttttactcatttattttttttatctttattttatatttatgagaTATTAATCCTAATTACGGTAAGCACATAACAAGACAAATATGCATAATTTCACAAGGTCATTGAAACTCAAATGAGATCCAATAGTGTTAAGTAAGATCCTTTGAATCCAACCATTTATTTTCTGTAGCATTTGAgatttagtcccacatcggcagTAGAGAAGAGTGTTCATGATAGAGTAGTTTATAAAACCGTTGTGGGCGTGGAGAGTTAAGCATCAGCAGCTGCGTGGCGTGCACAAAGCGAACTATTCTTTCGCCTTTTACTAAAGAATACCGTGTGCCCACCACTCCGAGCAGCATACGCTTATTTTTATAAAGGGTATTCCTGTCTTTGGTGATACCCTAcaaatcataatttataatCTTTTGTTACTGCAACAAATATGAACAACTCAATTGGATTTGTTAATAAAGTGTTACTGGTTGGCCTTCAATGGGGGACTTGGGACTTGTTTGTCATGAAATGCCTCTAACAAGAGATATATATTGGTTACAACTTACTAGTGGTAGTTACTAGTTACACACAAAGATAAATATAGAGTTTCTGATAACAGCAGTCCAATTAAATATAGAGTTTCTATCAAGTTTCTAAGTGAgccactgtttttttttttttaagcacaACAAGAGGTATACTTGATTTGATAACagccactattttttttaagcacAACAAGAGGTACACTTGAAATCAAGATTGGGATTAATAGTGGATATCACTCTCTCAGTCTTAATCCTCTTTGATTTATGGGCTTAATTGAGATTCTCTACTGTTCTCTTCTGaatgtatgaattttttttttacaagagaAACAGACAGTCCGAAGGCTTTGTTAAACTGTCAAAGGTGTGCATAAGCCTCGGAAGAGCAAGTAGGGGCGGGGCCCGCGCACACATAAGCACTGGGATCACTCGCACACAACCACCTCTCACATTTTctagaaatgtgccctcagctgaaaatcaaactctcaccctttggtgaagagctctatcagcgacccgtataccaatagaccatttggtcaTTGGTCTGAATGCATAAATTATGGTAGGCGGGTAAGGAAGCCAGCTTCTTCATgcatttgtaatatatatatatatatatatatattaatgtatgtatatatgacgCATTATTACTACTATTGATCCCTTTCCTTTGCTGGATCCAAAACCAATCAATGAACTTGCACAGCTtccaaatataatatatatataaaagaacccatcatctaggggcgtccctagatttcaaatctagggatgtccatagtagccatcggatgaaaatctgacagctcttatcattatgaacagtagaaaccgcgttctacagtgttgtacagtgatcatgaacagtaaaaagatgtacattgtttatataatcaatcaaccatcggatgatgatccaacggcttagatttaaaacgtccatagatttcaaatttagggacttacttagatgatgtttatatatattttgtacaatataaattttcaaagtaGATGCGCAAGAAGTTAAAacaatttatccactttattggaaaaaaaattcaaaacaattcTTTGAGTCATTCCACAAAATGGAACATTAATCACATGACTCTAAactacttaaaattaaaattaaaaaaaaaaaaaatcaaatgaatctCATCACAATCTGCTGCACAAATTGATACATTGATAGAACTCACACACAGTCCATTGTCTCAGTTATCACACTTGAGAGAAACAATAGACCCTTCCTCCTCATCTTCTCTTAATTCATCAATCATAGATGCCACTCCGGCCATGCTCGGTCCTGATGCATGGCCAGAGTTCATGCACAAAAGAGCAACCTTAAGCAGCCTCACCATCGTCTCCTCATTCGCTGTATCGCCGACGATAAACTTATCAAAGACCTCTACAGTCCATTCTTCTTTAACAACAGATTGCACCCACTGAGCCAATTCAGTGCCATTGTTCTGCACTACTTTTCCAGTTAACAACTCAAGAAGAATGACACCAAAGTTGAAAACATCATCCATGAAGTCATTCTTCTTTGTTCCACTTTGAACTGTGAGACCATACTCACTTATAACAGGATTAATGTCAATGCCCATGAGAATGTTGGTGGACTTGAGATTGCCATGACTGAGATTTATATCTTCTAGTTCTTTGTGCATGAATGCCAGGCCATTGGCAACTCTTGAAGCTATATCAAGCCTTTTGTACCAGTCTAGAGGTTGGTGATTAGCATTGAAATTGCCTGTATTTAATTACTATATATGTTAAAGCAGTACTGAACTGATTAATTTtgcataaaaacaacaaaagaaatgaaaaacataccATGAAGAAGGTTGAAGATGCTTCCATTCTGCTGATAATCATAGAGCACTAGTTTCTCATTCTTAGAGCAATAAAATGCAACAGCAGACAAAACACTCTCATGCCTTGTTCTATCAATCCTTAGCATCCTCTTACTAAACTCATCCTCTGACATCTTCAATTCCTTCACTCTCTTCACAACAAATGTACTCCCCACTTCTTCAAGCACAACTTTATATGTACTCCCATTCTTATTCTTCCCTAACAACTCCGCTGGAGCTTTCAACAAATTCTCAAAGCTCAGTTCAGGGATACTCATATTTGGTTTCAGCACAACCAATGCAGATGCGATCAATGGGCTGTCCATGTTCAATAAACCATCGATGGAATACGGCGATCTTTCCGTGATAGACTCTGATGCATTGATTGGATTCACACTAGTGTTTgtcctctccttcttcttgttatCTATCTTCTTGTATATCATGAATGCAAGAAAAAGAATCACAACAAAGCCTAAAAAAGCATAGCCTATGATCATAGCAAGCTTTTCTCCCGGTATCGCTTTGGACTCGTCGCTTGCAGTTGTTTCATCTTGACATACTCTTGCCAATGGTTCTCCGCATAAACCTGGGTTACCGGAGAAGCTTTCAGCTCCAAACTTTGCGGCATCTTTAGGTATTTTACCGGTGAATAGGTTGCCGGAGATGTTAAAGTCATCAAGGAATTCAAAATCAAGCTGAGGTATTGATCCACTTAGCTGATTATCTTGAGCCAAAAATGACTTAAGCCCGGAGATCAACGACAAGTTTGGCAACTCACCGGAGAAGTTATTGCCGGATATATCAACCCTTTTCAAGTTATCAAGGTTGGATATAGAAGATGGTAAGCTACCTGAGAGCTTGTTTCCATTGATGAGCAAGTGGGTTAACTGCTTACAGTCTGAAATCTCCGGCAAGAGAGGACCTTGAAGTTCATTGTGATGAAGACTAACAACTGTAAGCCTTGGAGCTCTGCATAGTGAGCTTGCATCAATGGAACCattgaatcctttgttttctaagattatttttttaagtgtgCCTGTTTCATTGTTGCATGAGACACCATTCCATTGATGTGTGCAGGGATCGGTTGATATCGTCCAGCCGAAGGTTTTAGCGATGTCGTCAGAGTTGTCGCCTGAGAGTTTTTGGATGAAATCAATGAGAGAACGCTTGATATGAACTTCTACACAAAAAGAAGGTATAGGGAAGTTGAACAAGATAAGAATGGATAATATCTTGAAGGTAGTGAAGAATAAGAAGGTGGGCATTGTGTAGAAGAGAAGatgaagtgaagaagaaggaggaggtgaaTAGAAATGGAGAAGATAAGATGGagtatttaatttgttgttgtttcattGTTGATTGGAAGTGAGGGAGGAGAACAAAGTGCAATATTGATGAGCTAAGAGAAATTAATATGAAGCCAGATGGAGCCTTGGCTGAAGATTTAAGGATTgaaaaaaaagatggaaaattaattaagatttgaTTGCCGGCTAAATTTAGATGAGATAGATTTTAATTTGGGTTTGGACTTGATCTTGGAGGGATGTGGTTTGGGGCCATTTGTTTGGTGATTGGATTCATATTTCATAGTCAATTAAGACTAGCGAAATTAACTGTGTTTATTGGCAAAATTTTGAAGGAGATCGAAATtactatttgtttgtttgttttttaaaattttacatgatTTTATTCCTatttaaaccatatatatatatatatatatatatatatatatatatatatatatatatatatatatatatatatatcacttttAGTTGCATGGTtgtatacaattttttttttttatgtttgtaaaTAACTATAAAAGAGTTTGGAAAGAAGCGCGGCAATCAGAGATCATAAAAATGGTAATAATGCAATTTgtcaaattttgttattatcatttatacaaaataaatttaataaataataattttttttcttttaaattatttacatcTCTTAATTGTGAAAGAAGAAGAGCTAAAAGAAGCAACAGTGGACAAGAATTTCTAACTGgtaactttaatatatatatatatatatatatatatatatatatagagagagagagagagagagagcttcaATCAACTACCAACGTTCGTTGAATTAAAACCTACGAATGTTGCTATCAACTGTTGAATTGTGATCTAACGATTCATCActattaaataaatagtatcattgtgtttataaatagtaatacaGTGAGAAGTGAGATGTATAGTAATTTGAACCGATCAACCCAACTAATCCCTCATTATGTCTCACTGTAGTCCTTTAATTAATATTGTGCTTACCTATACCAACGTTCACAAAtgatttatttctatatatatgtatatatatgaagagGTTAAAATAAGATTTAATCAATGGATTGCTACAAGTAATAAACATTTGGGTGACTTAAGCaagtaattttgatttaaaattcttatgtatataaaaaatactattatcatgttcaaaattttgtgaatacaaaatatatatatataatttatcttttatcaGGCTCTCATTACCGTACTTCGGATTGGTTTAAAGTCTCTGATTCATAGAAAACTATGTAATGGATAACTATCCAGTGTTGTAAACAACATCCATAATGGGCCACTAACACAACAGCCCAAGGACTAAGAATGGGCCAATAAGTTGAACTTATCTTCAAGGATGTAATTGGGCAAGTGATTAAGCAAGGTGCTCCCAAAATCAAATAccacattataaaatattttatttatatttttattaataattttgatgcaataataaataattcagAAATATTTCTAATGCCAATATTTGGGTTCAAGTAGAGAAATCTTGCAAGTTAGGCTAGCTCAAAGAAGAGATTCTTGTGTTCCTTTACATAAGCAATACACATGAGATGGCATGCAACAAAATCATGCCCATGCTTTCCTTCCCACTTCTCTcttcctttccttttccttttccttttccacattattattattattattattattattattattattattattattattattgtcatataTCTTACTTGTAAACTTACTTTATAGGTCCCCCatctatttatctatatatatatatatataaattgatcaTGTGCGTGCATGTGAGGTGGCACCAAACGCAATGAAGAGTGAAGAGAGTAAAGCGTCGTTGGCATGCAATATTTGTGCATGCTCTAAGACAACCAACCAACCAAAATGCATCAAATTACTTCTCTTTTGCTTTTGCATATGCTAACCCACTGCTTCCCTAATggcttattaatttttctttatgtttttttctatcattttcttttaatatatggcattttatatttttatgaaattaaaaattattttttaaaaaaatagtgagtTTATACACAAggtgttaaataaataaaaaaacttataaataatatttagagTAGTTGATAAATATACTTGTAAAGAACAATTAATATACGGGAGAGGTCCACATAAAAATGGTGTGATTACATTTAATGAAATGGTTGTGTATGAACAGTGTTATGATAATAGACAAAATATTATAGAAGACCGAcatacaataatcatattgGCGTgagttaatttattaaatttaatttgatataatataaaatagataCATCATTATATTTAGACTAATCAAGCCTAGAATTTGTCCAAGAAGTTTCATGTAATAATGACAAATaacttgaatgaatgaatgaattgaaAATCAAGATTCATACCTTTTAGCTACCTACTAAATAGACAATACTTTTTTGTTCATTATTTCCAAAAGATGATCAAAGCATTAACTTAGCATTACTTGAACTAATTAAGTTCTTGATTTAATCCAaagattattaaataattatatatggtAATAACTAAacactaaaattaataatttaccCCGTCAAATGCACCTACTCGTATCATGTGgccaagaagaaaaatagattatcatttttccatttatacttttttttggtggttttttaaaatattagaaaaaaaattagaataagaTTCAACTTATtacaaaaatcattaaaaacataatacaaGATTTATATAGATCATTTCAATTAtcatttttcaatgaaaataataaaagaattctTCTTTAATAATCATcgtatattaaaaagaaattttcctTTATCCCATAActgtatatttaaataattgaaaattttgagtaTATGTATACGCATACAaaagaattttaataaaaattttgcttaggcacatatattataaatataaagcaataattattttttcttaatatgaaatatttccattcaattaaaaaacttatatatatatatatatatatatatatatatatatatatatatatatatatatatacacatgtaaaaTCTACATTGTGATATGCATTGGTAGGGTTTGTGTGGGACAGAGATTTAAGACAAAAACAAGATTTTTGGAATCATATCATCTCTCaatcaaatttttatcaaattttaacaTCTTGGAAATAGAGTGTGCAccaattctttgatttgatttgaccACAATCACAAGTCAAGAAGTGGTtctcattaatttatattaatcttgGACATGAATTAGTAACCAATTCATTCTATATTTACTCTTAACTATTGAGAGGCTTTAAATATCTCctaaacatcaatttttttcattgatgaccaaatttttcttaaaaaaaaatcttaatttaaataattatctaaattttattagatttaaaaaaatatatattgtacactaagcaaaaaaaataataatgaaaaattaatagtatttttaataaaagttgaTTTCGAATTTGATTGTAAATGAAGAAGTGAGGAACCCTTTAacttaatttcataaaatttgtctaaataaaattaagatggtattaaaaaatatatattttatgctaaagatatatattagattttaaCAAGGTTGTTTTAAACTTGAAATTTCTTTAACTAAATAATCTAATTCAAAGTGAAATAAGAGCTCAATGGCCTAATTATAAATGACAAAGTTAGAACAAgtctaatgataaatgggaCCAAGTGATACATGACAAACATAGAATACAACCTATGAGACACATGGGTCCTATTGAACTCAAGCTTAGTGCCTCCATTGTCTCTTTGGTACACGATAGatgtttcttttattcctttatatatatatatatatatatatatatatatatatatatatatttgtaattgtATTTTAGAGGCAAGAGTTACAGATATACATCTTTATGTAAAttcaatttgataaataataaatttattaattctcTTCTAAAAAAAAGGCATTTTCTTAATATGAGTTAGGAAGGTTGTTataatagtattttattttaatttttttttctcttaataaaattaaagtgtaGGTTCCCATAGTTCTAAGCAAAGAGGATTCTTCTTTGCTCCTCATAAATCATTCTCATTCACAAATTAAGTAGCGCTTTAATTATAAGTTATTTGATAGAAATTAGCCTATGTTTTGGAAGGTAGCTATAGAGACTAATTAAGGGTcatgttttaaacttttaattgtATGCTAAGGCCAAAGATATCACCTAAAATTTCTAgctatatatgttttgaattatatttccaaactatgttttgttttttagtatagtatcaattatatatttttcattttatgatCAAAATATCTTTTGTTAGTAACTTGTCTAGATATTACAGAATATAGCTTTTTAAAGGATGCCTTTATTTGAGGTCTGAATTtacaaataaaggaaaagataTTTTGGttataaagtaaaaaattattaaaggtGTCTATgttttaaaaggaaaatataagGGTTTGaaacaagcaacaaacaaaatgaataaacaaacaaacaaacaaaggtcCATGTGAGGGGAAATTAATCATCAAAATTGGACCACCTCAAAAGAGAATGGCCCaagcttcttttgtttttatttttagttttaagggttttattgatttccttttttaacattatttttaaaataaataaattaattgtcaTGATGTTACCTATCAACTTTTTGTAGATGATGTATAATTCATATGCAACTTCATTATTAAAAAGACCTCAATAGATTCATAATTTTATCATTCGCTATTGATGAAATCAttaatatgatatattattaaaatttgatattttttaaagatgATTTAATCTTTGTCTATCTCATTGTTTATTGTACAAGCAATGAGATTTTTTGACAAAATGTGGGCAAATCAAGTTAGGATTGTACAAATGCATGAAGTTTATCTTTCAACACGTTTGTACCCTCACGTTGTATGAACTGAGATTGAAACCCGCTTTCTCAATAAGACGTGAACTTTTTACATAGGGGATCCAGTGCAAAAAATAAAGAGGTCTTTGGCAATGGTAAGATTTTTCTTATCAATCATGCAATTCTTTTCCCATGTAAAACTATTATCCATATTTTGAACTAAAAATTACTagtataaaatacaaataaaatattataaaatattattattattattattattattattattattattattattattattattcaacataattttatttagatttatagGGGTTATAATTCCTTGCATCAAATGGTCCAACTTTTATCAAAGGGACACATGCATTGTCTAAAGTGAGTTTTAGTGTCTATGATTGGCATGTTTGCATTAGCATCATGCATGGAGTGTCATGTTAgtacctctttttttttttttcaattatattggCCTATCTTAAACTTTCATTGGATGACCCATCTTTTCAATTGTCTAtttcttcatttcaaattttcaatatataaataatatcaaaatatcacGTTTGATTGTTTAACCTACAACAAAACatctaatcaaaacactaatttggTGCAAAAAGACCAGAAACCATGCATGTCATGAATGGTTGTTGGAACACCCATTAGAGAGGCCACACATGAGGGATGtccttaaattattattattattattattattattattattattattattattattattattattattattatatattaattttatgatttttaaaattataatttaatatagaAAACAATGAGTTCTTCATAAAATTAATAGTCACTACTAAAatcattgaaaataaaacaataaattaaaataacaaaatgaatgaaaaatgcaAAAGACCTTACCACAGCAGTAGCCGAGCAGTAAGACATTTGACTCAGtcctatttaaataatataaaaaaatgtgtatatcaaaataaataaataaataaatataaataaaaaaatttgaaaaattggcAAAGTTaatataatgagaaaataaaaat is a window of Dioscorea cayenensis subsp. rotundata cultivar TDr96_F1 chromosome 5, TDr96_F1_v2_PseudoChromosome.rev07_lg8_w22 25.fasta, whole genome shotgun sequence DNA encoding:
- the LOC120260282 gene encoding probable leucine-rich repeat receptor-like protein kinase At1g68400, coding for MPTFLFFTTFKILSILILFNFPIPSFCVEVHIKRSLIDFIQKLSGDNSDDIAKTFGWTISTDPCTHQWNGVSCNNETGTLKKIILENKGFNGSIDASSLCRAPRLTVVSLHHNELQGPLLPEISDCKQLTHLLINGNKLSGSLPSSISNLDNLKRVDISGNNFSGELPNLSLISGLKSFLAQDNQLSGSIPQLDFEFLDDFNISGNLFTGKIPKDAAKFGAESFSGNPGLCGEPLARVCQDETTASDESKAIPGEKLAMIIGYAFLGFVVILFLAFMIYKKIDNKKKERTNTSVNPINASESITERSPYSIDGLLNMDSPLIASALVVLKPNMSIPELSFENLLKAPAELLGKNKNGSTYKVVLEEVGSTFVVKRVKELKMSEDEFSKRMLRIDRTRHESVLSAVAFYCSKNEKLVLYDYQQNGSIFNLLHGNFNANHQPLDWYKRLDIASRVANGLAFMHKELEDINLSHGNLKSTNILMGIDINPVISEYGLTVQSGTKKNDFMDDVFNFGVILLELLTGKVVQNNGTELAQWVQSVVKEEWTVEVFDKFIVGDTANEETMVRLLKVALLCMNSGHASGPSMAGVASMIDELREDEEEGSIVSLKCDN